From Epinephelus fuscoguttatus linkage group LG17, E.fuscoguttatus.final_Chr_v1:
GCCATAAACGCCTTATCAAGCCTCATTGTCAAATAGTTTAGCGTGCATTTGTGTACAACAGCATGAAGGCTCGATAAGAAGAAAGAGCCAGCAAAGTGAAAACGAGGATGAGATAGTGGTAGGCATAGGAAGAGAGAGTGGCACTGAAAGAGAGAGGCCAGTACAGCtggtgagagagaaagaaagacaaaaaagaaagagagagagggagcggaGCAGACAGGGACTAGGTAATCCCTTAGGTAATCTGAAACCCAGTCCCCTTGGTAGCTTCAGTAGATCAGATGACCTATCAAAGATCAGAACTTCCATTGTGCATCGCAGCTTGTCTCTCAATCAGACTCCCTCTCACCCTCTCCACTTATCTGACGTCACCGTCCCTCCCTTATTGCGGCTTTAGACTCAACACCTGAAACGAAAGGCCTCGCAGAGACACGAGGACATCCTCTGTTTCATTTTCCACTGGACGTGCCTATCACTtgaatgtgttttgaatcagacCGTCTTGGAACTTCCTGTCTCACACTgcacactacagcagcaacatgttTAATCACTCAGCCTGCAGTTTGTGactctgtctatctgtctaacTATCTGACACCACTGTCTTGACCTCTTCCTTTTCCCAGAGAGAGGAGTCATGGAGGCTGCTATTCAGACCATGGTGAAGGTCTTCCTGAAGTCAACCAAAGGAAAGGAGAGTCTAGGAAAGAGTCAATTCCAGAGCCTTGTCAAGAACCAGCTCTCCAACATCCTTGCGGTTAGGAAATCTTTATTGAACCTCTCTGAAATATTACCAACGCTTATATTATGTAACCACCTCACAGAAAAGCACATTTTGCATTAGCACTGACTAGTTTTAACCTGTTTAGGTTTTTAACATGAGCATTGTGACCAAATGGGGGTGTAATATACAGAAGGTGAATGGGGGAAGGTGATCTGATATGATAGAGTGACATTCATCAGCATTATAATGGAGATAGAGCCACTGATAGAGGGTCATTTACTTATTGAGTGTGGTGATTTCACCAGTGGGAGTCCAGGTAATGTTACTAATCATCATGCTTGATTGTTTCATGGTTGTGTGTGCCTACTCTCCAGGACACGGACAGCAAGGAGGCGGTCAACAATATGGGCCAGGGACTGGATGCCAACCAGGATGGCAAGGTTGGTTTTGAGGAGTACCTGAAGCTGGTCGGCTACCTGGCAGTCTCGCTCAGCGATCAGCGCAGTCTCGCCAAAGAGGAGCCAGCCCAAAATGCTGCGTCTGGACAAGTGGCACAAAGCACCccagaaaaagaggaagagaagccAGAAGCAAATGCAGAGCCAAAGGCGGAAGCAAAGCCAGAAGCAAATGAAGAGTCAAAGGTAGAAGTAGTTAGTGTTGTAAAGGTAGTAGAAGAAAATGCAGATGGAAAGGTAGAAACAATGGTAGAAGTCAAGTCAGAGGTGGAGGCAGACCCTGAGGCGATAAAGGAAGCTGAgaagcaagcagcagcagtggcggAGGCAGCATTAGAggaggcagcagctgcagcggGAGTGGTCGTGAAAGAAGAGGATAAGAAGGAGGAAACAGAAAAGGTGGTAGAAGCAGTGGAGAAGCTGCCTGCAGCTGTGGAGGAAGAAGTGGAGAAGAAGACAGATGAGGCCACCTCATAGGGGACAATCCATTCATtcataaagaaaagaaatcacACTACATGCTTAATTCAGCACTACACAAAACACAGCATTAATGCCAAAATATGTCGGTAAGCCACTAAAAAATTTTCAAGTTAATTCAGCTTTGACAATATCAGTAAAAGTTCAAACACTACAAACCCAGCTCTGAAGAAACCCCATTCCTTGaatatcataaaaataaatacatgtacatGACAGTAGAATCATTGCTTTGTACTACTCATTACCACTATGATCATACGTACAGCATGTGCATCCCACTATATAgcacatttacctcattatgaTAGTATGATAGCATGTGAACGTACACTATCATATGCATGCCATATCCCTGTGAAAACTTTACTGCAAAATATGATTTACCTGCAGCAGCACACTGACACATGTGACCAAAGTGTCACTGCAGCCAAGTTTAAATACTGTCCTGTCCCCACTTCAATCTTTGTCTGGGCCTTTTCTTCAACTCCTCTACACTACTTACTAGACCTGTACATTGGTTTGTGGTAAAACATCTGCAGGAATAGTTGTAGATTTTGGTAAATGTGCTCCTTAGTTTTCTTGCTTAGAGTTGGATGAAATGATTGACACCACCCTATTAGCCGGTTAGCTCATTTTAGCGTAGCGACTGGAAACAGGGTGGAAACAGCAAGCACGGCTCTCTTTGAATGCAACAAAATCCACCAACCAGTACCTATAAAGCTTACAATGCTATCTCTATCTAGgcagtttcatttttgtttttgtgtaacaacAAGCGAGCTTTAGAGttgctggtaggtggattttgttagcAAGGCCAAGCTAGCGGTTTCTCTGTTTCCAGtgttcatgctaagctaactggctgctagcTGTAGCCTCATATTAACTgaacagacatgacagtggtaTTAAACTTCTCATCAAGCTGTTGGCAAGAAATCTTATAATTCATCCACAATGTCAAACTCTACCTATAATGGTAGCATGGAAATCTGTCACACTATACACAACActatatctttttctttttttaaacattctcATTTTTTAACTCACAGTGCTATGGAGCTGACTTGGCATGACAATAAACACATTGTTTTGCTGAAGCTTTGCATTACTATAGCCCATATTAATACACCCTCACACCTCATCTGCCTTCTAATCTACTTTATCggctctctgtctctttttaatTTCTGTAATTCCCAGAGAGGTTCACTTCATCTTAATGCTGCAGTTTGTTCTGCTCACTTGCAGTCAGCCAAGGATTAGGAACTGGAAGATTAAGCATGGCTCTTGGCTAAATAATTTAGTTTCGTGAATGGGATCCACACCAAAGGACCCTTAGGGTCGAAAGGGAGCCCAAAATAGTATCATGGGAGCAGGCTGGTGACATATGGCTCGGCGAGAGTATTCATGCAGCCTAATCCACCTAGATTAGGACTGGTAGAGAAGAACAAGATAACAAACACCAAGAAGTAAAGAAGCCCATAAGAGGTGTCACCTGGTGGAAGATACAGTTAATTTGCTTTGTGTCTTGCAAACCAAATGGTATTTCAATGGTTATCGATCCATAAATGTACTGGATGCTACATTATCTGGAGTAACCGAAACTTGCTAATTGTTGCTTGTTGTTTTCTGCTGGTCTTTCGGGTTTGCGTGCTTGTTTGTCAGTCACACCCTCAGTTTTAAGACCCTGTTTGACCTGCAACTGGATCCTTGTGTCACAGGCATTGGGCAACTACTGGATAAGACATTTGATGGGTAACACACCCTAGGACACAAACAATTACATGAAAGCAATCCTGAGCTCTAGTGATCCTGCCCATTAGATGAGGTGATAATGTCAGTGAGAGGTTGTGCTTttgtaagcaaaaaaaaaaagaagaatactGAGCCATAAATATGAATCTATGTGGTGTGATCTTGTACAACAGGCTAATACATAAAATGTTGCATGCTATCAGAAACGTATTTCTACTAATTACATTATTGGAATTATTGTGGCCAAATATTTAAGTTCAACATGGCCTCtttatatttaacttttttaaccTCACTCTTTCTTGTTCGGACCACTATGGAGATCACTTGAAAAAACATTGTCACATTATATGCAATTTGTTAATTACAATTTAATGATTTGTAAATTGTCTCATCATCAATAATGCAGTCATGAGAAAAAGGCTCATGTTTCAGGCCTGCTATATCTGCACCTGGCCAGCTCGCGTAGTGCTTAAGGCACACACATTTTGGGCACACTACCAAATGTGCACCTTATGCACTGTAGTAGCACCTGGCACTTCAAACTGCTCAGCAGTAAAATTGGCAAGACAAATAAACCTGAGTCATGTGGTCACCCTGCCTCACTGCGACACTCCCATTGTAAATACTGTCATTTACACTCACTCTGCTCAGCCTTTATACTCGTAGTACACTGTGTTTTCTGCATGCTCTATTACTAACAAAATTATTGGACATTTTGGGCTATTTAGGCTATattgttatttctttttattgaaaCCTATATTCTttttatatcaaaacattttctaATCATGGTACTTCCTGTGAATAATGGAAACATATCACTCTCTTGCACCATCTACAGCCAGCTTTCTGTTCAACATGTACATAGGCCTCAGGTATTTGCATCTTTTCTATATCTGTAAATTTCTATACATACATAGATATGTATAGATATAGATGCATACCTTATTGCTATTCCCTATGGGCCAGGCGAGTTTTGTGCAGCTTTGTGTTCTTTCTTTGCTCTCAGCCAATCATCATAAGCAAAATTATGGTTAAAAAGAAACTGGATAAAGCAAAAATCACGTTTAAAATGACTGGACTTGTACTTGCAACAGATTTCTGAATTTAGCGTGAACAGACCTGAATTAAACGTCATCTGGAAATTATTCTATCGCAGCTAATGCTTTCTTTTGGCCTATTTGGAACAGCGGATGGACGGAGTGAACTGTGAGAgctacgtttttttttttacaaagtggTTGAATTGTCTGCACCGGCAGTTTTTTGTTACTGTCCCATAGTGTGAACCCCACCCAGCCTTAACTCTGTGTAGATTAAAAACATGCTGGAACAAAACGCAGCAGATTTGCAGTGGGGAGTGTTTGCAGCCAGATTTTTCATTGACACACAATAAGTCTCATTCATTTTGTGACACACTAGATGAAGATAAAAAAGCCTGTGTTTAGAATCCTCCCAGCAGATGCGAAAAAGTGTACATACAAGTATATGGATGTGCTTTTGGGTAAAAGTGTTTGTGATTATGGGACCATTCCCAGGATATTGTGCAGGCTTTCATCATTGTGTGTTGATGTACTCTGCATATTTCCTGCCAAGTACTAGAGGGTGTGTTTGCTAAGCAGTTGGACACAGTCCACTGTCATGTCCAGTAAACTCCACTATGCTTGTATTTCAACTTCATATGTAATGCTGTATCATTTTTGCTAATTCTATGTAACGTGTAATGGCTAATATTGAATAAAACTGTGACGATACTATATTCTTATTTGTGTGGCCTGCTATGTGCTCCATTACTTGCAAGAATCTGGTTACTATGTGCatgcataggtgtagatttcgaGGGGGGTGCAAAGGTGACACGTCTCTCTCTATATTTAGAACACGTGCATGTAGCATAAGACTTgaattttgacaaaatgaaagacaaTCAAACCAAACATTTATGCACGAAAATAAGTGTTTCATTCCCAAAatattttctggcagaggacccccaaTCCCCGTTACAAATGTGTGCCCCCAATGTTGAAGTAAAACCTACATTCTTGTGTGCACATGTCTGTGTGATGGAGAGAGAGCACctgcaaagagagagagaatagaGAAATAGAGGTATGTAAGATTGAAGGAGTTTGGGGGGGggtgcggaggaggaggaggagacggaAGAGGGGCAGGTGATATTTAAGCCACTGGCAAACTCTCTCCCCATCCATCTCTGCCTTGGCTCAGTCCCCTGCACCTCTTCAAAGACAAAGGAGGCCCTCCATCAACACTCAGGTAAAACAGACAGCATGGAGGGGTTTCTCTACTGCACTTTCTCCTCTCTAACTAATGAAGGTTTACCTGTGAAGTAAATTGAAAGCATTTTATCTGCCATGCAACTGCAGGAAATAAATGgaacatcaaaaaaaaaaaaaaactttgcagCAGGACACTGAGTAGTGGGTGCTCAGTGGAGGACTtcatttcaacttttttttcttgttgaggTACTTTCTATTGATGTGCAAGCTTTGATAGGAGCATGACAGGGAATTTATGCATCAAACAAGTGAAGCCAGTAGGGATTTATGGCAAAGCAGTGTTAAGAAATGACAATATACTGGCACTGATGTAGaataaaatatgcaaaatatgTGACATGAATTTACCAAAGCATTAGTAAATCAGTATTTCCTGCACTCATTTTTTAAACACGGCTTTTACTTTATATGTCACTCAGTGTAGATACTGCTCCATCATCAAGCTTACATAGTGCATATTCATTATAGTCAATATTGTGTTACTGATGGCATTTTCGTCTCCATGGTTTCCTATTGTATTGTGTCAGTCAATGAGACAGATGACCCCTATAGATTTTCCAGTTAGCCAGCTTTGGTGTCCACCTGCCTCATCTTTTGTCTCCGCCGCTTCCAGCTCTGACCTCTCCGGCACAATGCTCCGCAGCATGACGAGAGGCAATAACCGGGTGACTGATATTAAGCATCCCTGTCTCCCTTTGTAATAGCTGATAGTTAATAAATCATGCACAGGGATTGGTTGACAGATTGATTGTGTCCCCTCAGTGTTCTGTGCAATTATGGATTAGCCTCAAAATAATGccaattaatttttatttttataaagctAGAGCCCTAAATAGATGTGAGGTTGAAGGCTGAATGTGACTAAGCAAGTGTGGAAGTGAATGTGTGCCGTCACCTGTATGCATGAAGTATGCTGGCACCTCAGGTTACTCAGCTTCTGAACGTGATTACCTCCtgagttttgtgtttctctcccgGCTTCCATCTTGAATGACGCGGCTGTTACATGATTaacagacagagaaaatgtTTAACACTGAAACTGCTTTTCACCGATACCACAGTCTTAATTGTTGCATGCATCATCCATTCAGCTTGCAAGAGCAATAACCCAGGAAGCGGACTTTCAAAACAGCTCAGATGTTCTTTAAACTATCTTTGAGGTAACATGTAGAGTGCTTTTCTAACTCTGCATCATTGACAGTGacttatctgtgtctgtgtgtgcagtctCTCCACAAGTCCAGCACAAGAAGCTCCAAGATGCCGGACACAATGTGTGTAAGATTGTTCGAAAAGCTTTTCCAAAGCTATCCTCCATCTTTTCCATCCAAACCTCTGAAATGTAGAAAACAAgtaaggtcacacacacacagtgaccacGCTACTTAAACTAGGGTTAGCAATAGCCTCTGCGCTACATGCAGAGCGCTATTCAACTCTGTTATGTAGACATAGGAAAACATCTTTccttccatccattcatccatccatc
This genomic window contains:
- the s100u gene encoding S100 calcium binding protein U, with the translated sequence MEAAIQTMVKVFLKSTKGKESLGKSQFQSLVKNQLSNILADTDSKEAVNNMGQGLDANQDGKVGFEEYLKLVGYLAVSLSDQRSLAKEEPAQNAASGQVAQSTPEKEEEKPEANAEPKAEAKPEANEESKVEVVSVVKVVEENADGKVETMVEVKSEVEADPEAIKEAEKQAAAVAEAALEEAAAAAGVVVKEEDKKEETEKVVEAVEKLPAAVEEEVEKKTDEATS